A window of Candidatus Omnitrophota bacterium genomic DNA:
AGCCTGCGGCTGCGCCGAGCCCCTCGAGTCAAAGATCCTTCTTCCTGCTTCCATGTATTAAATTCGGTAAAACAATGTCGATCGTTAAATCTGACTTAAAACACTTCACCACTTTAGTTCCCCCTGGGGTACCCCAGGGGGGAATTTTTTTGCTCGGGGAAAAAGATCTAGTATAGAATTTGCATTTATTGCTCATTCATATTTACGTTTCTGCAGTCAGAAGAAACAGGTTTTTCTTAATTTCGTATAGTATTATAGGGAATTTGAATTTTATCTTTATTTTTTGTAAGATAGTGAATAAACTCCTTATTCATTCATGAAGACTTCAAATTTTCCTAAAATAACATTAATCTTTTTCTTATTTATTCTGGCGGGCACCTGTACGGGATTTTCAGATCTATCCGCAGATGCCACTCCGTGGCAGATGTCAACGAGCGGAGAGGAAAAGAACCCAAAAAACTCAAGACCCCGGAATATTTACGGAGAAACCTGCTTTTCCAAAAGAGTATATCTTGATCTGGCGGAACTGGCTCATGATTATTGTGTGTGCGGTGATCATGTTGAAGCCGATCGATTATATAAAAGGCTGCTTGATGAATTTCCACAAAACCACCTAATCTGGAACGATATGGCCGTTAACAGTTTTAGATCCGGGGACATCAACGCATCCGAAAGCGCGTTAAAAAGATCTCTTGAACTTAAACCCGATTATGCGTTAGCCTGGAGGAATATGGCGGTTCTTTGCTGGGAAAGCGATCTTAAGAGGGGAGCCCTTGAATACGCTGTCAAAGCAGCCGGGTTTGGCATGTCGGATAAATATCTCTATTATGCGGTACGCGCTTTTATTCTTGCCTCAGAAGCTTGTGAAGGCCGCCAGAGGGATTTAATGAGACTTCATGCGGAAATCTATTACCGCAAGATAAAGAACCCTTCGAAAAATTTGTTGAACGCAAAGAAAAAAATTAATAAGGTGAATCCATGTAAATAGAAAGGAATCAGCATGATCATATCAAAAGCAATGAAATCTGCTTTGTCTTCATTATTGGTCTTTACCCTGTTCTTGGGAGTAGCGGGCTGCGGGGACGGCGAAATATCCGTTACGGAAAAAACGGGAAAAAGATCTTCTGATGCTTTTTCCGCGACTTCCGTTGTAGACAGACAGGAGCTGGAGAAGAAAATGTCCGATCTGGGCCTTGAATTATATCGAGGAGCCGAGTTTTCTGAGATCAAGAAAGGAAGAGGCGACAATTACATGCTTGTGTATACAGTTCCGGACACTTCTCCGGAGAGTGTGAAAAAAGTCAGAACTTTTTATGCCCGGGAAATGAATGAGATAGCGTTGAAAAAAGGCCTTAAGAAGATAAGCTCAAATCCTCTTATTTATATGGACAGCCAGAATGAAGTGGTGGTGACCATTTCCAATTACTTGCCTCTGGGCAAAGACGAGCATGTTCTTACTTTTATATTTCCCGTAAAAGAATAGAAGCGTCATGAAGAATATATTATTTAGAATAATTATAGGTCTGCCTGTCTTTGCCGGTTTGTGGTTCATTGTTTCAATTCTGGGGCTTATGGTGCTTATAGCGTTTATGTTTTTTACACGTAATAACCCGGCTTTTGATCTGGAAATGGGTTGGATGGTCTTCATGCTTTTAGTTCCCGTCGCGGCAGTTATCGTTTCAGTGCCTGTTGCGGTCCGGCTTTCGAGAAAGATAAGCAATAAACTGTTTAAAAAAGGAGCTCTAATTGAAAAGTAGAAATATTCTTTATATCACGTTTCTTGCTTTGTTTCTTTTTCGGGTCCTGCCGTCTTCGGCCGGGACTATCCCGGCTAATATAAAAAAAGTGGCAGTTGTAGAGTTCAAGGGCCCCGGCAGTAGTGGAGAATATGCGGAGGCTGACCTTGTGAGCCAGATATTGGACAGCGGGCTGTATACGGTTGTCGAAAGGCAGAAGCTGGACCAGGTCCTTAAAGAGCAGGGTATGGTTGCCGCTGATTTCGTTGATACCCGGAAGATACAGAAAATCGGAAAGATACTGGGAGTGGATGCTATTATTTTCGGAAATGTTAATACATTTAAAGTGGAAGACGATAAAGGGACTAAACCCGTCGAGAAAGTGCACAAGGAATGGGTGGAGAAAAAATACCATACCGCAGGAGGCCAGGAAAAATACCGTAAACAGCTTCAAAAAACACCTTATTATGTTAATGAACCCTATTTGTACAGAAGGGGTACGGTTTCGGTGTCATATAAGATGATCGATATTAAGAACGGGACCGTGATCACACAGAACTTGCTTACAGAAAGCTATAATTCCGCCAATGCTAAGCCGGTCAAAAAGCTTTTCGGAGGTGTTAATTACGAACCTCTCAAGCCCGAGGAGGTTCCTGCTAAGGAAGCGGTGCTTGATATGCTTCTTGAGAAAGTCACCCGCCAGTTCGTCTCTTATCTCAAAGAGAATACATACCGAAAAAATAAATACATGGCAAAGAATAAAGTCAGAAAAATAACTAAACCGGTGGAGCTTACACGGTCTTGCGCCAATGGACGAACTATGAAAATAAAGGATTTGGAGTTTTTCGGGGGCGTGGACGGTCCGGAATATGCTTCAAAAAGTTTCAAGCCAGGGCAGAAAGTTTGGCTTACCTTTAAAATAATAAATTATAAACAGACCTCAAAGGGGGAGATATGGATCAAAGAAGATCTTTTGCTGGAAGATCCCGAGGGAGGGCTGATCATGGTCAGATTGAATATTTTGGACCTTCACAAGGTATACCCGAAAGACCTGGACAATGAGCCCTTACCCGTAAAAAACGATATAAAATTACCCGACGATGCCGTGAAAGGCCGTTACAAAGTAAAAATAAGAGTTCTGGATAACATTGTCATAGATGCAGATGTCGAGGAAGAAAGAATATATGTCGAATGAACGGGGGGTTAAGGTGGGAAAACTTAAGATCGTTGCATTAATATTAATGCTTGTGACGATGTTTGCCGTGAACGGATTCGGTATCGACTTAAAGGGGAAATGGGTCAGTGTGGAGCATTATATCGGTGACAAGGAAATGCCATTTCTGGCAGGTAAATCCGTTTTTAATTTTGGCCCCGAGAATAAATATGTACATGATATGGGCGGCTTCAGTAAAGAGGAAGGAACCTACAAAATAGAAGGGGATACTGTTTTGTTTATTCTTCCCGATGGAACTGAAAAAAAGGCCACTATAAAAGGTAATAAATTTATTGTTACGAACGAATTGACGAAGGTCAAAATAGTGTATGGCAGCAAAGAGTAACTATTTGTGACCGGCAACAATGTATAACTAGTTCAAGAGCATTTCATAGGTGCTTACCAAATATAAAAAATATTTCTTGTATGTGGTGAAATTAAATAGAGGAATATTAATAACACCATAGGCCAAAGAGATTCGGATCCAAAGATTTTCACCATTTTGTCAACTTCTGGGTGACCAGAGGGGGATATTTTGGGTAAAATTCGTCATTACTGGCTAAACAATGTATAATTTAGCTACTAGACTGAATTTAATAAAATATAGTCATTCGTAAGCGAACAATAAAAACAAGGAGGAGACCATGGTGGAAACCCTTGAGCCGATCCTGAAAAAACATCCCTTTTTCAAAGACCTGCAGCAGGAATATCTTGACTTTATTGTGGGGTGTGCCTCGAATGTGGTATTCAAAGAGAAGGATCTTATTCTAAAGGAGAATGATCCGGCCGATAAATTTTATCTTATCCGCGAAGGGATGGTCGCGATCCAAATAACCAATAAAATCACTATTCAGACACTCCAGAGCGGCGATATCCTTGGGTGGTCTTGGCTTATTCCTCCGTATAAATACAGGTTTAACTGCAAGGCTGTTGAAAAAGTGCGCGCTATAGCATTAGATGGAAAATGTCTGAGAGAGAAGTGCGAGAAGAACCATGACCTGGGATACGAACTACTTAAGAGACTTACCGTCGTTTTTACTCAGCGACTTGAAGCTACCAGGAAGCAGATCGTATCGCTTACGACATGAAGATGCTCGGGCTGTGCGATTATCTGGCAGTGATCACGGAAATCCGTATTTTCTGCTTGGAACTATCGCAACTTGTGTAACTCTGCTATAATAAGAACAAACAGCTATTATCAAAAGGACGGTTGTATGGCGGAAAAGACCAAAGGACAGATAGAAGCGGAAATAAGCGAGGCCATAATAAAATTCGAGATCGACCATATGGGAAGAGGTCCCAAAGAAGCGAAGACCTATCTAATGGACGATATGGTCTTTATCAGGCTCAAGGGAGTTCTTACCCCTGCCGAAGAGCAGCTTGCCAAGACCGCAGAAGGCGCTGACCTTATAAAGAAAACAAGGGTCCAGTTATTGGAAGGCGCGCGGGTCCTGCTTGAGAAGATCATTATGGATATCACCGGATTTCAGATAAAAAGCCTGCATTCTGATATAAGTACAAAGACCGGTGAAAGGGTTATTGTTCTGACATTTGAATGATCCAAGACTATTGACAGTTCGCGGCAAATTTGATATCTTAGTAACTGAGAGAAAGACATATTGGTAGATTAAAGGGGAATTCCTTGTTAAAAGGAGTTGCCTGCTAGTAAGCCGACATTAACTGTAGTTCTCCCTAATAGGGGAAAAAGACAGAAGATGTCGGCTTTTTTTATGCAAACCGAAGAAAGCAGGAGGAAAGAGGATGAAAGAAAAACACGCGGATTTATTAAAGGAAAAATGCAGCGTCGGCAGTTACGAAAAACTGACAGAACTTGACAACCCGAAGCTTCAAGAGTTCATCGCTGAATATATAGGACTTTGCAGTCCCGACAGCGTTCATGTCTGCGATGACTCAAAAGAGGACAAAGAATATATAAGGAACAAGGCAGTTGAGAATAAAGAAGAGCTGAAGCTTGCCATGGAAGGGCATACCGTACATTTCGACGGCGAGAAGGACCAGGCCAGGGATAAGCAGCAGACAAAATATCTTCTGCCTCCCGGAATGGACCTTGGCCCGGATCTTAATTCTGTCGACAAGCAGGAAGGCCTGGAAGAAGTCAAAGGTTATCTCAAGGACATCATGAAAGGCAAAGAAATGTATGTATTGTTCTTCTGCCTCGGGCCCACGGATTCGGAATTTTCGATACCCTGCGTGCAGATAACGGATTCGAGCTATGTGGCCCATTCAGAATATATCCTGTACAGGTCAGGTTATGAACAGTTCAGAAAGTTAGGCGATTCGGGGGATTTTTTCAGATATGTTCATAGCGCCGGAGAACTGACAGATGGGGTCAGTAAAAATATCGATAAAAGAAGGGTTTATATAGACCTTGAGGATAATATCGTTTACAGCACAAATACCCAGTATGCGGGCAATACCGTCGGGCTTAAGAAACTTTCCTTGAGACTGGCCATTCAGAAAGCTTCAAGAGAAGGGTGGCTTGCCGAGCATATGCTTCTGATGGGTGTTAACGGCCCCGAGGGAAGGAAGACATATTTTGCCGGGGCTTTTCCCAGTGCCTGCGGGAAGACTTCGACCGCGATGATAGAAGGCGAAACTATCGTGGGAGATGATATAGCATATTTAAGGAATAAAGAAGGCAAAATATACGGAGCGAACGTTGAAAGCGGGATATTCGGCATTATCCGCGACGTTAACCCCGAAAATGATCCCGTTATCTGGGAAGCGCTGACAAGACCAGGCGAGGTGATATTTTCAAATGTTCTGATGAACGATGAGGGCGTTCCTTTCTGGCTTGGAGACGGCAGAGAAACACCCGGGAAAGGAAGGAATTATTCCGGGGAATGGACAAAGGATAAAAAAGATAAAGAAGGTAACCAGGTCACGCCTTCACACAAGAACGCCCGTTATACGGTGAACCTTCACGCTTTGAAAAACGTTGACCCAAAACTTGATGACCCCGAAGGGGTTATAGTCAGGGGAATAATTTACGGAGGAAGAGATTCCAGCGTGTGGCCGCCGGTGCAGCAGGCTTTCGACTGGACGCACGGTGTGGTCACCATGGGGGCGGCCCTTGAGTCGGAAACAACCGCAGCGACATTGGGCAAAGAGGGCGTCAGGCAATTCAACCCGATGTCTAATCTGGATTTTGTTTCGATACCCCTCGGCAGATACATAGAAAACCACTTGAATTTCGTCAAGAATGTGGATGATCCGCCGGTCATCTTCGCGGTGAACTATTTCCAGAAGGATTCAGAGGGCAATTATCTTACCGAGATGGAGGATAAGCGCGTATGGGTCAAATGGATGGAGCTGCGCGTGAACGGAGACGTGGGCGCGATAAAAACACCTACAGGGTATATCCCCAAATATGAGGACCTTAAAAGACTCTTCAAGGAGGTGCTGGGAAAGGAGTATACCCAGGAACAGTACATAGAACAATTCACGTTAAAAGTCCTGGAGAACCTGGCGAAGATCGAGAGGATCTATGAAATATACAGCACTAAGGTCGCCGATACTCCGAATATATTGTTTGAGGAACTCATGGAGCAGGAAAACAGATTATCCAGGGAGGCCGGACAGAATAAATATGTGAGTCCCTATGTGTTTCAGCGGAAACAGGAGGTGAGGAAATGACCGATTCAACAATAAAACTGACTCGTCTGGGAGATATAAATTTTCACAAAAGAGGGAAAGTCAGGGATATCTATGATCTCGGGGAACACCTTTTGATGGTTTCCACCGACAGGATCTCCTGTTTTGACGTGGTGCTCCCGACCGTTATACCCCAAAAGGGGGAGGTGCTGACCAGACTTTCGGAATTCTGGTTCGATCATACCGGAGATATCATAGAGAATCATTTTATCAGCTCGAGCGTGGATGATTTCCCCGAGAATTTAATGAAGTACAGGTCAGATATACAGGGAAGATCGATGCTTGTTAAAAAAACCAGACCTGTCCCTGTCGAATGTGTTGTACGCGGGTACTTATCCGGGTCCGGATGGGAGGAATACAGCAAAGATGGGTCCATATGCGGGATAAAACTCCCTGAGGGGATGAAGGAGTCCGATAAATTGCCGGAACCCATTTTTACCCCGGCCACGAAAGAAGAGACCGGGCATGATGTGAATGTCTCACAGGAATTCGTTGGAAACGCCCTTGGCAAGGAATTGACCGAAAGGCTGAAGGATACAAGCCTCGCGCTTTATAAAAAGGCCAGCGCATATGCCCTTGAAAAGGGGATAATAATAGCTGACACCAAATTCGAGTTCGGCTGGCACGATAATAAGCTTATCCTTATCGACGAGGTTCTGACCCCCGATTCGTCAAGGTTCTGGCCCAGGGACCAGTACGCACCGGGAAAACCCCAGCCGAGCTTTGATAAACAGTATGTACGTGATTATCTTAAGACACTCGATTGGGATAAAACTTATCCGGGTCCCGAACTGCCACAGGAAGTTATCCTGAAGACAACGGAAAAATATCTGCAGGCGCTCAAGATGCTGACCGGAGAAAGCGTCAAAGCGTGATCCGTTTAGCCCGGCATCGATGTAAGGGAAAAATATCACTGGTTAATAAAATCCGATGGATAAGGAACCTTAAATGAAAGTTACTTCCAAGAGCGCAATAGAAGACTCCGTGAACCAGGCCATGAACAAATTCCTAAGAGAACACTTGGGGGAGCGTTCTGCTAAGGTCACAACTAAAATATTCGCCGATACGATAGTGATACGGGAGCGCGAAGTACTGCCCCCCGCGGAAAGGCATATGCTGAGAGACAAAAAGGGAATGGTGATGATAAAAGAGCTTAAGAAAAAGCTCATGGAAAGGGCCTCCCCTCTTTTAAGAGAGATTATCGAAGAACTGACGGGAGCCGAAGTGGTTGATTTCCACCTTGACATGGACATAAATACAGGTGAGCGTATCGAGATATTCACTTTGGACCAGGACATAGAAAGCCCGCTTGCGCATAAAAGCGCAAAGATAAAAAAAGGAGATTCCGAACATGGCGAATGATCCAAAGCGCGGAAGGCCCCGAATAGACAAGGGAAGTTATATCCATCCCACCGCCGTTATTATCGGTAATGTCAAGATCGGCAAGAAAGTCTTTGTGGCTCCCGGAGCGGTCATAAGGGCGGATGAACCCGGCAGCTCCATCTTTATAGAGGATTGCTGTAATATCCAGGACAGGGTCATAATCCACGGGTTGGAAGGGTCAAGGGTGTTGATCAAAGAGAGGACTTCCGTTGCGCACGGAGCTATAGTACACGGTCCCTGCATAATAGGCGAAAATTGCTTTATCGGATTCGGGTCGATAGTGTTCGATGCGGATATCGGGAACGATGTTATAATCAAGCATTCGGTGGTCATCGAAAAATCAAAGATCCCCCCGAGTAAGATTGCGGATTCAGGCATGATAATTAGCGGGCGTTCGGACGCAGACCGTTTACGGGACGTTGACCAAAAGACGAAAGAATTCGCCGAAAATGTGATAAAGGTCAACTTGGAACTTGCCAGAAGTTATCAGGACACGTAGAAAGATATGATAAAAGCGGTGTTTTTGGACAGGGACGGAACAATAAACGAGGACAGGGGATACGTGTATTCCAGCGACAGGCTTGTTCTTATCCCCCGTTCCATAGAAGCCTTGAAACTCCTGGAGGAGGAATTCTCACTTTTTATAGTAACAAATCAATGTGGAATAGGAGAAAACGTCTTCAGTCAGCGGGAGTATCTTGATTTCAATGAGTATTTTCAATCCCTCCTACGCGATAACGGTATATACATAAAAGATACTTACTGTTGTCCTCACAAGAAAGAACAAAGGTGTATCTGCCGCAAACCCAAGACCTACTTTTTGGAAAAAGCCGCAAAAGAATATGACATTGATATAGTGAATTCCTATGTTGTGGGGGACCACCCTCATGATGTGGAAATGGGTTTTAGAATGGGCGCAAAAACCGTTTATCTTCTCTCGGGCCACGGGACCAGGCACAGGGACGAATTGGGCGCAGCCCCCGATCACATAGAGAAGGATCTTTATGCTGCTTCGGTGCGTATACTTGAGGAGAATCGATAGATCATACGGCAGGACAGACAGGAGTAAGAACACCATCTTAACTCCCCCCGGGAAACCCGGGGGGAGTTTTTTGTTGCGGCGGAAAATCAATGTTCTAATGGGAAGAAGCCTTTTGACCTTCCTGGTGACCGAAAACCTTTGCCATGCGGGGTGGTGGAGTGTAAACTATTTCTAGTATAGAAAACCTTACCATCCTTCTTAAAAAGACCTGGCAGTATACAAGGCGCGGCCAGAGATCTGGTCTGGGGCTCTGAGAATTTCTCTATGAAGAAACTGCTTAAAAAAGTCATTCTGGGCATTATGTCGATAAGATTTAAACTGTTCGAGAAAGACCTTAAAAGGCCCGCCAGGAAACAGAGCGAATTTCTTTTGAACATACTCGCGCGTAATTCCGATACCGAATATGGTCGCAGATACGGTTTCGCAAGCATACATTCGGTCGAAGAGTTCCAGAAGCGCGTTCCGGTCGTTGAGTATGATGATATCGCCGGGCAGATAAACAGGATGCGTAAAGGGGAAAAAGGCGTTATGGCCTCCGAAAGGACCGAATATTTCGGTCTTACTTCCGGCACCACGAATGAACCCAAGTTCATACCAATAACTCCTGCTTGTCGCAGGCTCAAGAAAAGAGTGACCGATCTATGGGCGTATCGCCTCAGCCAGGATCATCCAGAGGTCTTGGAGGGGAAAATACTTGTCGTGGTCAATACCGCCGTAAAAGGGCACACCGAAGGCGGCATTCCTTACGGTTCAGAAAGCGGGTACGCTTACATGAATTTGCCCGGAATTATCAAAAAAATGCATGTCGTCCCCTGCAGGGTTTTTGATATCGGGGATTACCGGGTCAGATATTACTGTATATTGAGGTTCGCGGTCGAGCACAGGGACGTGACAATGGCGGCGAGCCCCAACCCGAACACTTTGTTCATACTTTCCCAGTATCTGCAGGAATGGAAAGACGATATCATAGAGGATGTGCGTAAAGGCGTCATCAGCGCAAAACTTGACATGCCGCTTGATATCAGGCGACACCTCGAGAAGCTATGTCACGCCTCCCCCGGGAGAGCGGACGAACTTGAAGACGTGTTCCGGGCAAGGGGAACTCTTTATCCCAAGGATATATGGCCCCGCATATGCCTTGTTAGCTGCTGGAAGGGCGGCAGCATGAAGGTCTATCTTGACGAAATGGAAAAGTATTTCGGGAAGGTCTCGGTAAGGGATTTCGGGTACATCGCTACGGAGGGCAGGATGTCCCTGCCGGTCGACGACAGCAGGGCAGACGGCATCCTTGCCATAAATTCGAACTTTTATGAGTTCATACCAAGCAGCCAGATCGATAAGGAGCAACCTGATATCCTGAGCTGTGAGCGATTGGAAAAAGGCGAGCAGTATTATGTTGTTCTGACCACCCCGGGAGGTCTCTATCGTTACCAGATGAACGATATCGTTGAAGTAACGGGCTATTACCATAGCACTCCTCTGGTAGAATTCATCCAGAAAGGGTCAAATGTGAGCGATCTATCCGGGGAAAAACTATATGAGTCCCAGGTCGAGGAAGCTATGAGGGAGGCCGCCCGCGAGAACCATCTGCTGATCCACTTCTTTACCTGTGTGGCGTCAGGGGGTTCAAGGCCGCATTACGAGTTTCTGGTGGAATTCGAAGAGGAGCCGGGTAATGAGGCCAAAAAACAGCTGCTCTTTTCGCTGGAAGAACAGCTATCCGCACAGAACTATCTATATGAAAAAAGAAGGAAACAGGACCTTCTCAGGCCTCCGGTGCTAAGGATACTCAGCCCGGGGGATTTCAAAAAATATCGATCAAAAGCCACTAACTCTTCGAACAATGACACCCAGTTCAAACCTTCTAAACTTGTCAGGGATACCTCGTTCCTGGATGAGTTCCAGGTAGAAGAAATCATTGAACTCTGAGACAAGTGCCAAGAAGCGTCCCGCCCCGTCGGGGTAAGGGCCGAAGCGCTCATTCCCCATCGACTTTGATAGTCCTGCGTATATACTGCGTTTTTGCAAATTTCGATGAACTTTTGCTCCGCCGTAACCTGTCTGTCACAATAGATTGGTAAAAATATACACTCGGAGGTCATATGCAAGGAGAAAAAGTCAATTATAAACCGTGTTATATATTGATTATGGCGGCAGTTCTATGCGCTGTGGCGTGCATGCTTTGGCCGGCATCTTCAGGTGCTGAAGGGGGGGTGTGCATAAACGAGATAACCGGGTCCAATTCAATGGTCTTGGACGAGGACGGGGACTCCCCTGACTGGATAGAGATATATAACAGCACCGGGGGAAAAGTGAACCTGCAGGGCTGGTGTTTATCAGACAAACCTGGGAAACTTACCAGGTGGGTATTCCCCGAGAGGATCATGGGACCGGGGGAGTATCTTCTTGTTTTCGCTTCGGGAAA
This region includes:
- a CDS encoding cyclic nucleotide-binding domain-containing protein gives rise to the protein MVETLEPILKKHPFFKDLQQEYLDFIVGCASNVVFKEKDLILKENDPADKFYLIREGMVAIQITNKITIQTLQSGDILGWSWLIPPYKYRFNCKAVEKVRAIALDGKCLREKCEKNHDLGYELLKRLTVVFTQRLEATRKQIVSLTT
- a CDS encoding DUF2294 family protein, with translation MAEKTKGQIEAEISEAIIKFEIDHMGRGPKEAKTYLMDDMVFIRLKGVLTPAEEQLAKTAEGADLIKKTRVQLLEGARVLLEKIIMDITGFQIKSLHSDISTKTGERVIVLTFE
- a CDS encoding phosphoenolpyruvate carboxykinase (GTP) yields the protein MKEKHADLLKEKCSVGSYEKLTELDNPKLQEFIAEYIGLCSPDSVHVCDDSKEDKEYIRNKAVENKEELKLAMEGHTVHFDGEKDQARDKQQTKYLLPPGMDLGPDLNSVDKQEGLEEVKGYLKDIMKGKEMYVLFFCLGPTDSEFSIPCVQITDSSYVAHSEYILYRSGYEQFRKLGDSGDFFRYVHSAGELTDGVSKNIDKRRVYIDLEDNIVYSTNTQYAGNTVGLKKLSLRLAIQKASREGWLAEHMLLMGVNGPEGRKTYFAGAFPSACGKTSTAMIEGETIVGDDIAYLRNKEGKIYGANVESGIFGIIRDVNPENDPVIWEALTRPGEVIFSNVLMNDEGVPFWLGDGRETPGKGRNYSGEWTKDKKDKEGNQVTPSHKNARYTVNLHALKNVDPKLDDPEGVIVRGIIYGGRDSSVWPPVQQAFDWTHGVVTMGAALESETTAATLGKEGVRQFNPMSNLDFVSIPLGRYIENHLNFVKNVDDPPVIFAVNYFQKDSEGNYLTEMEDKRVWVKWMELRVNGDVGAIKTPTGYIPKYEDLKRLFKEVLGKEYTQEQYIEQFTLKVLENLAKIERIYEIYSTKVADTPNILFEELMEQENRLSREAGQNKYVSPYVFQRKQEVRK
- a CDS encoding phosphoribosylaminoimidazolesuccinocarboxamide synthase, translated to MTDSTIKLTRLGDINFHKRGKVRDIYDLGEHLLMVSTDRISCFDVVLPTVIPQKGEVLTRLSEFWFDHTGDIIENHFISSSVDDFPENLMKYRSDIQGRSMLVKKTRPVPVECVVRGYLSGSGWEEYSKDGSICGIKLPEGMKESDKLPEPIFTPATKEETGHDVNVSQEFVGNALGKELTERLKDTSLALYKKASAYALEKGIIIADTKFEFGWHDNKLILIDEVLTPDSSRFWPRDQYAPGKPQPSFDKQYVRDYLKTLDWDKTYPGPELPQEVILKTTEKYLQALKMLTGESVKA
- a CDS encoding DUF2294 family protein, which encodes MKVTSKSAIEDSVNQAMNKFLREHLGERSAKVTTKIFADTIVIREREVLPPAERHMLRDKKGMVMIKELKKKLMERASPLLREIIEELTGAEVVDFHLDMDINTGERIEIFTLDQDIESPLAHKSAKIKKGDSEHGE
- a CDS encoding carbonate dehydratase, whose product is MANDPKRGRPRIDKGSYIHPTAVIIGNVKIGKKVFVAPGAVIRADEPGSSIFIEDCCNIQDRVIIHGLEGSRVLIKERTSVAHGAIVHGPCIIGENCFIGFGSIVFDADIGNDVIIKHSVVIEKSKIPPSKIADSGMIISGRSDADRLRDVDQKTKEFAENVIKVNLELARSYQDT
- a CDS encoding HAD-IIIA family hydrolase codes for the protein MIKAVFLDRDGTINEDRGYVYSSDRLVLIPRSIEALKLLEEEFSLFIVTNQCGIGENVFSQREYLDFNEYFQSLLRDNGIYIKDTYCCPHKKEQRCICRKPKTYFLEKAAKEYDIDIVNSYVVGDHPHDVEMGFRMGAKTVYLLSGHGTRHRDELGAAPDHIEKDLYAASVRILEENR